atatttctattaaactctttatAAAAGCAAGAAAACTATTAagactaaattattattatattgaaGGCATATTATGCTCACATAGGGATTCAAAAACACCCGTCaatagaagcatttaatttgacgtgttggtgacacttaaatgcatgaaaaacaaaaacaaaaaacattttatttattttctcctctcgtgcactcaatttttaattatataatatcAATTATAACTTCACTTCCACTTCTCAACTACcactttatattatatttttacatatttttattattatattgtttatatttctattaaattcTCTATAAAAGCAAGAAAACTATTAAGACTAAattattattatgttgaaggcATATTATACTCACATAGGGATTCAAAAATGTCCATCaatagaagcatttaatttgacgtgttggtgacacttaaatgcatgaaaaacaaaaaaatacaaacattttatttattttctcctctagtgcactcaatttttaattatttaatgtcaATTATAACTTCACTTCCActtctcaactaccactcactctaAATTCGACTAATAAATAAATTTTGTAtccataaaatttaaatataataataaataaacataatatttaaatataataataaacaaacattttttttttttcgtACTTTATGTATAtcttttatattaattattatcatattattatattttcattttacaCACTTCTTATTTATATTTTTAGAAGCATATTTTACCTATATCTTTTAtcctaattgttattattattatattttcattTAGATACTTTCAATTTACCATAGAAACAAACATTTTAAGGAATCTCCGCGAGTTTTGTCGTTTATAGACAGCGCAATGGAATTCATTCGTTCATTCGTGTGGAAATTTCAGCGCACGCCTCACACCTCTTTTGAATGGACGTTAACATCTTCTGCTTCAAACCACCAATTTCAATGCATGCCCGCTCAAACCTTGAATTTTCTTTCCTATACAAAATATTCTGTTTTATTTTAAATTGGAGGAAAACTTCAGTCAAGCACGTATCTCTCTCACGCATTTCAATTGGAATGGATTTCTCTCGCGCCTTTGACTGTCTTGCCAGTCTTTCTTTACTTTCTGCCAAGATATTcactatatatatagactacaTAGTCATGATACTCCAAATAGCAGTGAGCAAGCAAAGAGCTTTAAGCATGGAGCTAACATCAATATCATGGCCTGTTATTCTGGTAGGAGCTGCAACAATCTATGTTGCACTCATTCTACTAAAAAGCCTTGCAAGTAATAAGACCAGTTTCCCACTACCTCCAGGCCCCAGAGCTCTTCCTGTAATAGGCCactttcatcttctctttgataaaACCAGGCCAATTCACCAGATTCTAGCAACAATGGCAAAACGCTATGGACCTGTTCTGCAGGTCAAATTTGGTAGCAAGCCCGTTTTGGTTATAAGCTCTGCAGAATTAGCAAGAGAATGTTTTACATTGAATGACAAGGCTCTGGCATCAAAACCCGTTCTTTCACAAGGCAAGCATTTGGGCTACAATTATTCTATGGTTGCTTGGGCTCCTTATGGCCCCTACTGGAGAACTGCTAGAAAAGTTTGTGTGGTTGAGCTTCTATCCCCCAAAAGAATTCAGTCTTTTGCCCACAATAGAATGCAACAACTTCGCAAAGGAGTGAATACTATGTTTCAGCAGGCTCAGCAGGAGAGTAGTGTTAACATGAAGAGGTTTTTCTCCCAATTGAATTTTAAGACTCTCATGTCTATGATTATCAATGAGAAGTATTTTGGAGAGGCCTCAGGGGTTTCAGAAGAGATTGTTTCTGAGGCTATTGAAGAGTCCTTTGTGTATCATGGGTGTGTGAATATTGGGGATTATATTCCCTGGTTGAAGTGGCTTGATTTGCAAGGGTATGAGAAGGCTATGATAAGGGTACAAACACAAATAGACTTGtttatgcagaaaatattggagAAGCATAGGGAGAAAGGATCAAAAGATGGGGAAGAGGCGGAAGACTTTGTTGATGTGCTCATTCAACAGGCAGATTTGAATGCCCAAGCAATTCCTGATAAAGATGAATTCATTAAGGCAACTACTGGTGTAAGTGTTTTCATTTTGCCATTTCTTAATAATTTTGCTTCACTTTTAACTACCCATGTTCATTATTATTGTTGTTTCTGATTTATCATAAATGTTTTCACATTACACATTGTCATTTCTTAACAACTTTGATTCAATATATTGTAActttaaattttataaatttagatTTTATCTATTTCCCTTGTTATTAATATTTCTATGTTTGCAGATTATGTTTAGTGCAGGTTCTGATACACTTTCAGTTGCCATGGAATGGGCATTGTCATTGTTATTACAACATCCACATGCAATGAAGAAGGTACAAGAGGAACTTGATTCTAAAGTTGGACGCAACAGACTGGTGGAGGATTCAGACATACCCCAGCTAAAATACTTGCAAGCAATAGTGAGAGAGAGTTTGCGCCTTCACCCATCAGCACCTTTGCTTTCAGTACATGAATCTGTTGAGGATTGCACAGTGGGAGGTTATCATATTCCTGCAGGAACAATGCTATTTGTAAATGCATGGGCAATTCATAGGGACCCAAAATTGTGGGACAAACCACTAGAGTTTATGCCAGAGCGTTTTATGGATAGGGAGATAGACGTATACAACATACAAATGAAAGCTGATGACTCAGAGATAATTCCATTTGGGGCAGGGAGAAGAGGATGCCCAGGTGCAGTATTGGCAATGAATATGGTGCAACTGACTCTTGCAACTTTCTTACATAGCTTTGAGTGGTCTATTCCAGCTGGAAAAGTTATTGACATGAACGAAGGGGTTGGCTTGACAATGCCAAGGGTGGTACCTCTGGAGGCTACCGTCAAACCTCGTCTCTCCCATCATCTATACTAGAGATAGCTCTagcatgttaatgcaatgtttttaCAAACTCGCTACTATATTTAATGTTAAATGGCCATATAGGTGTTGTTTATTGTTTGTTCCAAAATTTTAATTTAGGGCATTTACCTTGTGATTGAAGAATGGTGAGTGATGCGAGCAtccataattatattaattaaaaaaaatttgaaatacaaAAATAAAAGTCAAAAGGTCATATAATTAGCCAGCCAAGAAAAGTCATAGACTATTGCTGATTATAGAACCGAAATTCAAAAattacattattaaaaaaaaaataaaaattgaaataccTTAAAAAAAATAGAGAGAGGAGAAAATCAATCGCTGTCATAGCTACTATTAGCCAAAGGAGAGGTGGAGGACTAGTGAGGCAATAGTAGTAGGGGCATTGATTTGAATCCCATCCACACTGGCAATGAAGTCATGGAATCGGTAAATTGATATGAATTTTCTCTAATTGAAGAAAAAATTGGAAACCAACAATAATAGCAACATTGTAAAGATCATTTTGTTGAATAATTTCTCCTTTTAGAGGGACATGTATTGGAAATTATGGATGGTGCATCAAAATTTGGTAGAGGATGTCAAGGAGAACAACTTGAGGTAGGTGAAGAGTGTCACATCCCTCTTAGTTATCCTAGCTTAATCACTAAATTATTGCATTAATTGTCTAATATCAAGCAATTAGGAAAGATAATTGATTATGTTAAGTATTACTTAAAGGTTAAATAagaatgattatgatgatgatgattaaccATGTGTTCTATTTTCGTAAGGATGACATGAATTAATAACACTCTTTcaagttggagagagagagagtttatcaTCAAGGAATAGGTTCTAGTTGGTGGAGGTAAACTGTCATGATGGAATCTATGCACCCACACACACTTAgactcatgtgtgtgtgtgtgaaacacacacacacacacacaataaaaTGGAGAATTTTAAGTTTTGATATCTAAATAATTACATAATTTTATGAATGGTGCTTACATACAATTATATGAGTATATTATCTTTTTATAGATCTACGGTAATTAATAATTCTAGAAGCCTATATTATCATTGGGTCATGAACCAACATAGCACAAGATTGTGCTATTAGTGATACATAGTATATTAATACATTCAATCAATGAGCCCAAACTAAATGGACACAAGAATGTAAAGTTTACCATTACAATTATATAGATACCACATAGATACATATACTATATTTTTTTAACATGTAAGTAAGTATGTTTTGTCTACAATGGCTCAAATATTTACTATCACATATAATGTATAGAATGCACCTCGAGCTTTAAGAAATATATTAATGTCTTACCTGTGGAAATAAACTTCACTTATGTGTATTCACACATAAATATAGGTGTCTATttatttatcataaaaaaataaaattatgatataTTAAGCCCATTAAATCATTTTGTATAAAATAATTTTCCTTCAATGTATTTTCAACTTGAAGATTTTCACTTCACCCCCAACATGTATGTGCCCACATAGCAAGTAGCTTCAACAAAAATATTTTAATGAACAAAATGAATTAATTAGAAAAGAGGGAAAAAAAATTGGAATATAAAACATAATTCAAAATACTGGAATGTTGAATGAGATGCTAGATTGAGTCAAATGAGACTAGGTGGGGATGCAAAATGGGCGAGGCAGGTTATTGCAAAACTTATGCAAATTAAATAATCTTATAGAGATGATTTACAAATACTGCCAATGTCCTTATAAGCATTTAGGGGCTCCAATATTGGCATATTAATTTTTTAGTCCAGGCTATTTGTATGAATTTAcgttaaatcaaatttcaatcattaTTTTGGTTTTGACACATTTATATTTGATTTGCTTTGTTTTGTTATGATATGTCATATTAATTTTTTTACTTGCAATTTCTTCTACCTAGTATTGTTTGTCCATAGATTCA
The nucleotide sequence above comes from Cryptomeria japonica chromosome 11, Sugi_1.0, whole genome shotgun sequence. Encoded proteins:
- the LOC131051325 gene encoding xanthotoxin 5-hydroxylase CYP82C4-like; this encodes MELTSISWPVILVGAATIYVALILLKSLASNKTSFPLPPGPRALPVIGHFHLLFDKTRPIHQILATMAKRYGPVLQVKFGSKPVLVISSAELARECFTLNDKALASKPVLSQGKHLGYNYSMVAWAPYGPYWRTARKVCVVELLSPKRIQSFAHNRMQQLRKGVNTMFQQAQQESSVNMKRFFSQLNFKTLMSMIINEKYFGEASGVSEEIVSEAIEESFVYHGCVNIGDYIPWLKWLDLQGYEKAMIRVQTQIDLFMQKILEKHREKGSKDGEEAEDFVDVLIQQADLNAQAIPDKDEFIKATTGIMFSAGSDTLSVAMEWALSLLLQHPHAMKKVQEELDSKVGRNRLVEDSDIPQLKYLQAIVRESLRLHPSAPLLSVHESVEDCTVGGYHIPAGTMLFVNAWAIHRDPKLWDKPLEFMPERFMDREIDVYNIQMKADDSEIIPFGAGRRGCPGAVLAMNMVQLTLATFLHSFEWSIPAGKVIDMNEGVGLTMPRVVPLEATVKPRLSHHLY